In Methanomicrobiales archaeon, the DNA window AACTTCACGAGGATCGACGCGGCGACGTTCTGGCGTATCACCCGCATCGTCCTCCGCGAGAGATCCAGCAGGTACCCCACCCTCGATATCTGATCCTTCAGGATGACGATGTCGGCCGTCTCGATCGCGACATCCGAACCGATCGCCCCCATCGCGATGCCCACGGTCGCCCGCGCGAGCGCCGGTGCATCGTTCACGCCGTCCCCGACCATGACCACATGGCCGTACTGCTCCATCAGCCGCTCGACGCGCGCCGCCTTCTCCTCGGGGAGGAGCCCGGCATGACACTCGTCGATTCCCAGTCTGCGGCTGACCGCCTCGCCGATCCGTTCGTTGTCGCCCGTGAGCATCACCGTCCGGATTCCGCGTGAACGGAGGTACGCGATGGTCTCGGCCGCTGCCTCCCTGATGGTATCCGAGAGCGCGATCAGCCCCAGCACCGTGCTGTCGGTGCCGATCAGCACGACCGTCTTTCCCTCCCCCTCCAGACGGCGGCATGCGGCTTCCCATGTTCGTCCATCGGATGCGGGGAAGAGAGAGGCGTTGCCGAGGAGAAACGTCGTGCCGCCGATGCTCCCCTGAATACCCCTCCCGCTGATGGAGCGGAAGGCGTCGACGTCGCGCAGGGGGATCCCGCGCCTGCGGACCTCCTGCAGGATCGCCCCTGCCAGCGGGTGGGCGGAGCGGGACTCCAGGGAACCGGCGATCCCGAGCAGGTCTGCCTCCGGCGTCCCCGAGAACCCGAGGAGATCGGTCACCTCCAGCCGCCCCGTGGTGAGGGTCCCCGTCTTGTCGAACACGAAGACCCGGGCCTCCCCGATCGCCTCCAGGTAATCCCGCCCCTTGATGAGCACGCCGTGGCGGGCCGCCGTCGTGATCCCGGACACCATGGAGACGGGCGTGGAGATGGCGAGAGCGCAGGGGCAGGCGATGACGAGCAGGATCAGGGCGCGGTAGAACGCCTCCAGAATCGGCACGCCGAAGAGCAGCGGCGGGATCGCGATGAGGGCTGCTGCCAGCAGAATGACGGCCGGCGTATAGACGCGGGAGAACCGCTCGATGAACGCCTCGGTCGGGGAGCGCCTCCTCTGGGCTTCGGCAACCAGGCGGAGCACCCGTGCGATGGTGCTCTCCTCCCCCCGCTTCGCAACGAGCACCTCCAGATATCCCTCGAGATTGCGCGTGCCGGCGAAGACCGGATCGCCGGCAGCCTTCGCCACCGGGTAGCTCTCCCCCGTGATCGGGGCCTGTTCGACCGTGGACGCACCGAGGGAGACGGTGCCGTCGAGAGGCACCGTGTCCCCCGGCCGCACGATCACCGTCTCTCCCACCCGCACCGCCTCGACGGGGACCGTCGCCTCGCGGCCCTCCCGGCGCACCTGCGCCGTCTGCGGTGCGAGCGCGACGAGGGCTGCGATGGACCGCTGCGCCCGCCCCGAAGCCCGCTCCTCCAGCAGCTCCGCGATCGCGTAGAGGATGAGAACCGTCGCGCCTTCCTCGGGGTTTCCGGTCAGAAAGGCGCCGGCGGCGGCGATGCCGATCAGGACGTCGATGGTGAACCGCAGGCGGAGCAGGGAGAAGAGCGCTGTCCGCAGGATCCCGTAGCCCCCCAGCAGAGCGGCCGCAAGGAGCAGGACGAGGGCCGCGGAGGAGAAGGGAGCGAAGATACCGGTCAGGATGCCGGCGGCGAGCAGCGCTCCGGCGGCTCCGAAGCGGATGAGGGTTCCCCGCTCCAGCGGTTCCTCGACGGGGCGCACCCGATCGCGGCAGACGGAGCACGAGCAGAACTCGCCATGCTCGCGTTCGGTCTCGGCCTCCCCCCCTCCGGAGGGCGGATATCCGCTCTTCCGCGCCGGATCGCCTCTCTTCTCCGCAGCATGACTCCCCGCGGGCGGCTCCATGTTCGAGTACAATCGCCCCGGTACAGCATAAAAGTCCGGCATGGCGCCCCCGGGGAAGGGGGGAGAGCGGGAACGGACCGATCCTACCGCCGTCACGCAGCATCCTCATCGATCCCCCGCATCGGAGGAGATGGGGGAGCAGAAAGCGCAGATCCCCCCGCACATCCCGGGACTGCCGTGCGCAAGCCCGATTGCGGGCATCGGCTTCCCGGGGTTGCCTCCGGGAGAGAAGGGTATGCCTTCCGGCGTTCCCTGCATCCGCAACCCGCAACCGCCGCCCGCTGCGGACCTGCCCCGCGATCCGTGATAGCGGCAGACGGCATCCTCAAAGGTGCCCCGATCGGGAACGGACGGTCGCGGAATGCCGTCGTCGTTTCATCACCGGATCGGAGAGTTCGGATCCCGCTTTTCATACAGTAAATTATATATAATGCAACACGATCCAGAAGGTCTGCCAGCGGGGATCCCCCTGCTCGGAGCGGAAGGTTCTGCTGCACGTCCTCGGATCGGTGCCGAACCGCACGGCACCGATCCCATCCGCATCGCCGGGCAGAGGCGCTCTTTTTCACACCCCGATCCCCCCGGCAGGATCACGATGCCGTTATTTCCTTAAAAGTTTTGTCCTGGAAGCTGAAAAAAATGAGCGAACGGCGGCACGATTCCTGATTCGGGCTGCCGCCTCGATCGGTGTCCCGGTACACTGAACCGGCCCACCGGGCCGCTGCCGATCGGGCCGCCGGCGCGGATGTCGTCCGTGACGGGGTCCGTTCTCTCAGGCGGCGGCCCCTGCCCGCCGGGCCCTCTCGGCATCCTGAAGATGTATCCGGAGGAACGTCAGGAGGATCCCGAGGGAGTAGAGCGCCCAGAAGAGCGCCACGGGCACCTGAGCGCTGGACACCCCGCTGATCAGCCTCCATATCCCCATCGCGCTGGAGACGATGCTGATCCCGAAGAAGGAGACGAGCACCATGGTGTGCACGCCGAAGCTGCTCCCGGCGGTCCGCCCCGGGGTCTTGGGCGTCACGGAAAAACCCAGATTCTTACCCATGAGGACGTACAGGATCGCCCGCGCGTAGATGAAGGAGATGCTGGCCAGAATCGCCTGGGACTTCAGGAGGTCGAGGAGGCGGTACCGCCTCTCGGCAATGCTGGTGTAGTACTGGACACCCAGCACCAGGACCAGAATCGGGGCGAAGAAGGTGGGCAGGATGACGGGCACCAGCCGCACGTTGAAGAGCAGGATGACGGCCGGGAAGAGCAGCAGGATGGGGTTGACGAGACCGAGCAGGTAGCTCAGTTCGGTCATGACGAACGCCAGCCACTGGGAGACGCTGAGAACCTTTGGATTTTTAAAGAAGGTGCGGACCACCGTCTTGAAATGCTGCGTGTTCCCGTACGCCCAGCGCATCTGCTGGGTGTAGTATGCCGCAAGCGAGGGCGGCGGGACTCCTTCGGCGTAGATGGCGTCCAGGAATGCACCCCGGTACCCCCGCGTGAGGTAGACGAAGGTGGTCGCCACATCCTCGGTGATGCAGGACTCATCCATGCCTCCGATCGCCCGCAGGTGGGACAGGCGGAAGAGGCAGTTCGTGCCCGTCAGGAGCACCGCATCCTGGACGTGGAGCCCGCGGCAGATATGCTTGTTGTAGAGGTGCTGGTGGTAGGAGTAGCAGGTGGCCAGGGCGTTGCCATTCCTGGAATGGAAGTACTGGGGGAGCTGCAGGTAGGAGAGGTCTCCGTCCTTCTCCAGGATGGGCACCAGATCCCGCAGGAACTTCGGGGTCACCCGCTGATCGACGTCCAGTACCAGGAGGTACTGCACCTCCTCTCCCAGCATCGGGATCGCATCGTTGATCGCGCCGGCCTTGAATCCGCGTCGATGCTGACGGGTTATCCGTGCAACGCCCAGGCTCCGGCAGAAACGCTCGTTGGACTCTCCCATCTCCGCGTTCGTGGAATCGTCGAGGAGATAGATGCGAAGATCGGGCCACTCTATCCCTTTGCAGGTCTTCAGGCATGTCTCGACCAGAGAGGGGTCCTCGTTGTAGACGGGAATGAAGACGGCAACGGGCGGGGAGGGGTTCCTGGACGGCCCCGGGCTCTGGAATCCGCCACGGTATATGAGCATGGACCGTAGGAGATTGTCCCCGTAGCTGACGAACTCCAGAGCGACGAAGAAGAGGCACGCGACCAGGATGGCCGAGAAGATCCGGCTGACCGGGGGATAGGCGGACAGGAACAGGGCGGAATAGGTATCCCGGACCAGGACGAGGAACAGAAGGAGGACAACCGCGGAGGAGAGGACGGTGATGAACGCCCCCCTGCCGCCTCCCCCCGATCCCCTCCCGCGGTAACGTTCAGCGGCCGTTCGATTCATACCGATCCGTGCCCTCGACTCTCCGGCGCCGGCCGGCGGCGGCTCCCCGAATACCCGGGGAAGCGCAGGGGTTTTGCCGTGCCGTCCCCCGCTGCCGGGATTCCCGGTTGCCCTCGCCCCGGACGGGGCTGCCCTCCTCCGTGCGGGAACCTGCAGCCATCCCCCCGCCCCGTCTGCCGCCCTGCCTGCACTCATGGGATTCCCGAGGCACAGGAATTATTTAAAGTTGTCTCCCCCGCCCCCGGTGGAGACGGTCCGTCCCCGGATTTGACGTCCTCTCCCTGCCCGTTCCCGCGATACGGGCAGCGGGAGGAGAGGTCGCATCCCCGCGCGGGAGGGAGCGTCGCCACCCCCCGCTCCCCTGCGATCGGCTGCACCCGCGGAGCGCTGGCACCGTCCGCGACCCGGTCCGACTCCGTGCAGGATCGCACAGCCGGTCGGTGCCCGGATCCCGCGCCGGCACGGCTCGGGGGGATGACGGTTACCGCGCCGCGCCCTCCTCCCGACGGGCGGCGATCACGTCGTCGATCTGGAGGATCAGGGCGGCAGCCTCGGCGGCGCTCGCGATGGCCTGCGTCTTCACGCGGAGAGGATCGACGACGCCCGCCTCCAGCATGTCCCCGGGCCGCCCGCCCTCGACGTCGAGTCCCGCTGCCGCCTCGCCCCGCTCGTGCGCGGCGCGGAGCTCGACGAGCACGTCGATGGGGTCGAGGCCCGCATTCTCGGCGAGAGTGCGGGGGATGACCTCAACGGAGTCGGCGAAGGCGTCGATAGCGAGCCGGGTGCGTCCGCCGACCGAGGCGGCGTGGTCGCGGAGCCGCACGGCGATCTCCATCTCCGGCGCACCCCCGCCCCCCACGATCCGCCCATCCTCGATCACGTCCGCAACCACCCGCACGGCATCGTGCAGCACGCGCTCGATCTCGTCCGCCACGTGCGCGGTGCCGCCCCTCGCGAGCAGCGTCACGGTCCCGGGGTTCCTGCACTTCTCCACGAAGATCAGCCTCTCCCCGCCCACCTCCCTCTCCTCCACGAGGGCGGCATGGCCGAGGTCCCCCTCGCCGATACCGCCGAGGCTGGTGACGAGATGCCCGCCGGTCGCCCGCACCAGTCCGTCCATATCGCTCTTTTTGACCCGCTGCACGCCCAGGATACCGGCTCCGCCCAGGAGGTAACGTGCGGATTCGTCGATCCCCTTCTGGCAGAAGACCACGTCTGCCCCGCTCCCCGCCACGGCGTCCACAAGAGTGCGGATCGTCGCCTCCTCCTGCTCCAGGAACGCCGGCAGGTCTCCGGGCTGCGTGATGCGGATCCCGCCCTCGACCTCGGTCTTCCGCACCTCGAGGGGGGCGTTGAGGAGCAGGATCCGGGCGTCCTCCACCCTCGCCGGCATCCGGGGATGGGCGCGCTCTTTCTCGATGGTCAGCCCCTCGACAAGGGAGGTGTCACCGGTGGACCCGCCGACCCGTTTCACGATGCGCACGTTCTCCGGATCCAGCGCCCCATCCTCCTCGGCCACCATCGGCACCGCCCGGACGACGAGCTCGATCAGGCGATCCCGTGCGAACTCGGCGCTCTTCCCGGTGATGGCGGAACGGGCGATCCTCTCCAGCATCGGGCGGTCGTCGGGCGACACGCGGACCGCGCACTCCTGCAGGCACTCCCTCGCCCTGTCCGCAGCCTGCCGATATCCGTCCGCGATGATCGTGGCGTGGATGTCCTGGTCGAGCAGATCCTCCGCTCTGTCCAGCAGCTCGCCGGCGATCACCACGGCGGTGGTCGTGCCGTCCCCCGCCTCCGCATCCTGGGCTCTGGCCACCTCGACCATCATCCTGGCGGCGGGGTGCTCGATATCCATCCCCTGCAGGATGGTCGCGCCGTCGTTCGTGATCGTGACGTCCCCGCCCGAGCTGACGAGCATCTTGTCCATACCCTGCGGCCCCAGGGTCGTGCGGACGGCGCGGGCGACCGCCTTCGCCGCGGCGATGTTGGTGCTCTGCGCCTCCCTGCCCCGCTCCCGGGACGTGCCTTCGGGGAGAATGAGTTCCCCTGGCTGCTGGCCCATACGCATCCCCACCCGCGGGGGTAAGGGGATAGAGGCATATAAGAATAACGGAGCGATCCGGACCCGGAAGCGGAGGTCGGATTTCCATCCCTTCCGCCGGCGGAGCGATGAGGAGGTGCGGGAGAGCGGACCGGGTGTTCTCCCGCGTCGGCCGATTGCGGTGCATCGGGGATGCGCAGGGGCGGTCGGGGCATACAGCAGCTGCGTTCGGGTGGCGGCAGGCGGGTAGACCGTCGGAACCGACTGCCGATCCCCGGAAGTGCAGCCTGCCCCGGGACGGACGCCGCCCGTACTGCCGCAGGGATTGCCCTCCCCCTCCCCTGCGCGACAGAGTCGAAGGGCTGCCGACAGGGCATGAACGAGGCAGGTCCCGGAAGGGATCGCTCTTCCCGGACCGATCGGAGCCGATCCCTCCCCGCAGGGAGGATCCGCCGGATTGCCCGGGAAGCGTTCTCGGGAAGGCGGTGTGCGCCCTCTCTGCCCTGCGGGTGGATTCTCCGTTTCCCCGATGCCTGCGGCGGGATCCTCTCTTCAACCGCCATCAGGGGGCGCATCCGCCATTCGCAGGATGCCTCCGGGCCCGCGCGCAGCGGCGGAGTCCCCCGTAAGAGCAGCATTGCTGCGCTGCCGCGGAACCCCGTCCAACAGGTTCTTAAGCAGGAGTGCAGGAGAATGGGCATGGTCGTCAGGGATCCGCTCTGCGGCGTTCCGCTCAGGCCCGAGGAGGCGAAGTTCTCCGCCGAAGTCCGCGGGCGGACGTACTACTTCTGCAGCGAGCAGCACATGCGGACGTTCCTCGAGGGGCAGAGAATCGCCTACTTCTCCATGGAGATCGGGATCACGAGCGAGATCCCGACCTACAGCGGGGGGCTCGGCGTCCTCGCCGGGGACACCATCCGCTCGAGCGCCGATCTCCGCATACCCATGGTCGCCGTCTCGCTGGTCAGCCGCATGGGATACCTGCGCCAGAAGCTCGCCGAGAGCGGCGAGCAGCTGGAGTATCCCGATCCCTGGGATCCGGCCCGCTACATGCGGAAGCTCCCCGAATCCGTGCGGATCGTGATCGAGGGGCGGCACGTCGCGCTGAACGCGTGGGTGACCGACCTCGAGAGCCCGACGGGGTTCGTGGTCCCCATTCTCCTGCTGGACACCGATGTGGAGGGAAACAGCCCCGAAGACCGCACGATCACGCATCACCTCTACGGCGGCGACGATCTCTACCGCCTGAAGCAGGCGGTCGTACTCGGGATCGGCGGCGTGCGCATGCTCGAGGCACTCGGGTTCCGGATCTCGAAGTACCACATCAACGAGGGGCAGTCCGGGCTTCTCCTCCTGGAACTGCTGAATAGGCACGGGATGGATCCGGACAGGGTGAGGGATCGTTGTGTCTTCACCACGCATACGCCCGTCTCTTCGGCGTTCTACATCTTCCCCTACGCGCTGGTGGAAACCGTCCTCGGCGACGAGTATCCTCTCGAACAGGTGAAGAAGTACGCGGGGGCGGATACGTTCAACACCACCTCGCTCGCCCTGAACCTCTCCGGCTACGTGAACGGCGTGACGCGGGCGCACATGGAGTACTCCCGCAGGCTCTTCCCGGGTTACTACCTGCGGGCGGTCACCAACGGCGTCCACCCAGCCACATGGACGTCCCCGCCCTTCCGCGCTCTCTTCGACCGCCACATACCGGGATGGGCGAACGAACCCGAACTGCTCGTCCGCGTGGACGACATACCCCGCGAGGAGATCCGCAGCGCCCATCGGGAGGCGAAGAGGGCTTTGCTGGAGTACGTCCGCGAGAGGGATCCTGCGGGGATGGAGGAGCGAGTGCTCACTCTGGGGTTCGCCCGCAGAGCGACCGCATACAAACGGGCCGCCCTGATCTTCTCGGATCTGGACCGGCTCCGCGAGATCCAGCGGAGGCAGCCGCTTCAGCTGATCTTCGCCGGCAAGGCGCATCCCCGCGACCTGGCCGGCAAACAGCTGATCCGTGACATCCACACCTACAGGGAGGAGCTGAGAGGCGAGATGCGGATCGTATACCTGGAGAACTACAGCATGGATGCCGCCGCGAAGCTGACGGCCGGCGTGGACGTCTGGCTGAACACGCCCCTGCCACCCTTCGAGGCATCCGGTACGAGCGGCATGAAGGCGGCGTTCAACGGGGTGATCAACTTCAGCGTACTCGACGGCTGGTGGATCGAGGGCTGCGTGGAGGGGATCACGGGCTGGGCGATCGGGCCCGATCCGAGGGAGGAGATCGGGCTGGAGGAGAGGAGGAGGCGGGAGCGGCTGGATCTCTACAACAAACTCGAGTACCTCATCCTGCCCGCGTTCTACCGGGATGGGGACGCATGGGCGTCCATGATGCGGAATTCGATTGCCAGGATCGCCTACTACTTCAACTCCCACCGCATGATGCGGCGGTATGCGAGCGAGGCCTACCTGTAGGGTCGTCCGCAGCCGGTCCGCGGCGCTGCCGGGGAAAAACCTTAACTCCTTCCTCCTGCATGAGCCCACCTGCAGGCACGGAGGCGAAGTGACATGGACGGGAGCACGTATATCCTGTGGTTCCGCGAGATCGGCATCGGGGATCTCCCCCGGGTCGGGGGCAAGAACGCATCGCTCGGCGAGATGTACCGCGCGTTGGCGGGTCAGGGGGTGAAGATACCGAACGGCTTCGCGATCACGGCCGGGGCCTACTGGCACGTGCTCGAGTCGGGCGGAATCCTGGACGACCTCCGGGAGGCGATGCGGGGTATCGACAAGAGCGACGTCGCGGATCTGGCGCGGCGGGGGAAACGGGCACGGGACCTGATCCTCTCTGCCGGACTGCCGCCCGATCTCCGGGAGGAGATCCGCGCCGCCTACGACCTCCTGAGCGGGGAGTACGGCCCGGAGCCGGACGTGGCGGTGCGGAGTTCTGCCACTGCGGAGGATCTTCCCACGGCCTCGTTCGCCGGCCAGCAGGAGACCTTTCTGAACATCCGGGGCTACCAGGCCCTGATGGAGGCCTGTCTCAAGTGTTTCGCGTCGCTCTTCACGGATCGGGCCATCTCCTACCGCATCGACAACAACTTCGACCACTTCCGGGTCGCCCTCTCCGTCGGCGTCCAGAAGATGGTGCGCTCCGACCTGGCCTCGAGCGGGGTGATCTTCACCCTCGACACCGAGAGCGGCTTCCGGGACGTGGTCTATATCACCGGGTCCTACGGTCTCGGGGAGAATGTCGTCCAGGGTGCGGTGAACCCGGACGAGTTCTACGTCTTCAAGCCGACGCTCCGCCGGGGATACCGCCCGATCGTCCGCAGGCACCTGGGGGAGAAGCGGATCAAGATGGTCTACAGCGTCGGGGAGACGAAGACGCTCACGCGAAACGTGGAGGTGCCGCCGGCGGACCAGAGGCGCTACTGCATCAGCGACGACGAGGTGCTGGAGCTCGCCCGGTGCGCCATCGTCATCGAGGACCACTACTCGCGGAAGGCCGGCACCGATAGGCCGATGGACATCGAGTGGGCGAAGGACGGGGAGAGCGGGGAGCTGTTCATCGTCCAGGCACGCCCGGAGACGGTACAGTCCCGGCGGAGCATGGATGAACTCCGCTTCTACCGGCTGGAGCGGACGGGAGCGGTGCTCGCCAGGGGCAAGAGCGTCGGCGAGAAGATCGCCGCGGGGCGCGCCCGTGTGATCGGAAGCGTGGAGCAGCTCTCTTCCTTCAGACCCGGCGAGATCCTGGTGGCGAACACCACCACGCCCGACTGGGAGCCGGTGATGAGCTCCGCGGCCGCCATCGTCACAAACCTGGGAGGGCGGACATCGCACGCGGCGATCGTGAGCCGGGAGCTCGGGATTCCCGCGGTCGTCGGGACGCAGGACGCGACGGAGCGGATCCGCACCGCACAGGAGGCGACGGTGAGCTGTGCCGGGGGGGAGGAGGGGATCGTGTACGAGGGCATCCTCCCCTTCCGGGTCGAGACCGTCAGCCTGCGGCACCTGCCACGCCCGCGGACGGAGATCCAGATGAACCTGGGGAATCCGGACGTCGCGTTCTCCCACTCGTTCATCCCGAACGACGGCGTCGGCCTGGCGCGGATGGAGTTCATCATCACGAGCTCCATCCAGATCCACCCGATGGCCCTCGTTCACCCCGAGCGGGTCGGGGACGAGCGGGTGCGGGAACGGATCGAGGACCTCACCTTCGGCTACGCCAACCGGGAGGAGTACTTCGTCGAGAAGCTGGCCGAGGGGGTGGGAACCATCGCGGCAGCCTTCTACCCTCGCCCGGTGGTGGTGCGGATGAGTGACTTCAAGACGAATGAGTATGCCAGCCTTCTGGGCGGGGCCTGGTTCGAGCCGGAGGAGGCCAATCCGATGATCGGGTTCCGAGGCGCCGCACGCTACTACGACGAGCGGTACGCGGAGGGGTTCGCCCTGGAGTGCAGGGCGATGAAGCGCGTGCGGGAGACGATGGGCCTGACGAACCTGATCATCATGATCCCCTTCGTGCGGCGGGTGGAGGAGGGCATGCGGGTCCTGCAGGAGATGGAGAAGAACGGGCTGAAGAGGGGCGAGAACGGCCTGCAGGTCTACCTCATGGTCGAGATCCCGAACAACGTCCTCTTGATCGACGAGTTCTCGCGCCACTTCGACGGGTTCTCCATCGGCAGCAACGACCTCACCCAGCTGACGCTGGGGGTCGACCGCGACTCGGCGGTCCTGGCCCAAGAGTTCGACGAACGGGATCCGGGGGTGCTGAAGCTGATGGCCCGGGCGGTCGCGGGAGCGAAGCGGAACGGCCGCCACGCCGGCATCTGCGGGGAGGCCCCCGGAACCTACCCCGAGATCGCGGAGTTCCTGGTGCGGGAGGGGATCGACTCCATCTCGGTGAATCCGGACTCCGTGATGAAGGTGACGCTGCAGGCGGTGGAGGTGGAAAGGGAGATGCGGGAGAAGGGGGGAGAGCCGTTCGGCACGGCCGAACCCGCCAGAACCGCCTGATCTCCGGTCATTCCGCACGAAGCGGACAGAATCTCCTCCATCGGCGGAGAGCCCCTCACGGCAGACCTGAGCGGATCCCCTCTCCGACCGGCATCGGGGACCCCATCCGGCGCTTCGATGCCCCGGCGGGGGGAAATGCGGATCCCGGTGCACATGCGGAGAGGGGAAGGCGATCCGGTGCCGATCGGAGAGGCGCAGGGTGGGAGACACGCATATACCTCTGAACCGCGAGGAAAACCTTAACTCCTCATGCGGGATCAGCGTCCGCATGGCTCCCGATCTGTCCGGGGCGCGGTCGGCCGCTGCAGCCGCGAAGAGCGCGACCATCGCCCTCGTCGCCCGGGACATGGCATTCAGCCTGGAGCGGATCCCGGTTCCCGCCGGGGCGCTGGTCAGCATCGAGTTCGAGAACCGCGACGAGGGCGTCCCCCATAACTTCGCCCTGTACGAGAACGAGTCCGCGGAGGATCCTCTCTTCGTCGGCGAAATCGTGAGCAGCCCGGCAGCGATCACCTACGTCTTCGAGGCTCCGGATTACCGCGGGGACTTCTTCTTCCGCTGCGACGTCCACCCCACCCTGATGCGGGGGCGGTTCGTCACGGTATAGGCCCAGGACCGGGGGTGCCCGGGCACTCCCGCCCCGCACCGCCGATCGATCGCGGGTATGCGGGGGGCTGTCGCTGTACGGCAGATCTCCTCTCCCTTCCCGCAGGCGTGCAGTCCGGAAGTACGGCGGGGGATTGGGGCGGCCGCCCTCTCTACCCGCGCCCCTTCCTGCCGGGCCGTCTGGCCGCCCCGCGGCGCGGGGCATACTGGACGGCGCTCATCTCCTCGTTGAGGGGGGTGTAGAACAGCATCTGGTCTTCGTCCACCAGGCAGTACTGGCATCCGCCCAGCCAGGCTTCAGCAGCGAACTCGAACTCCATGGCGATACCATGGGGCTGACCGCATATCAACTTTCTCAGAATCCCGATCGGCCGAGAACTCCCTGGATCTTCCGGAATGGCTGCGGCAGGTTTGGATTGGGCGGACGGAGCAGATCGGCCGGCAGGCGGCGAAGGTTTCGCGCTTCAATATGCACATTTAATGTCTGCAACGCCGAATACTCTTATCCCGATAGAGAGTGGCGTTCCGCCTGCAGGGGATGCAATGCCGGCCACGAGCAGCAGAGCCCGGAGCCTTCGAGAGAAGACTGCCCTCGCCTGGGATCGGATCTACCGCATGGACTGCATCGAGGGCATGCGATGCCTGGAGGACGGCGTCGTGGACGTGATCGTCACCTCCCCGCCCTACAACATCGGCAAGCCGTACGCCCGCTACGACGACTGCAGGCCCCGCGGAGAGTATCTCGACTGGCTGGAGCGGGTCGCCGTGGAGGCGAGGCGCATCCTCAAAGACGACGGATCGTTCTTCCTGAACATCGGCGGAAAACCGAGCGATCCCTGGATCCCCCTGGATGTCGCCCAGCGGTTCCGCAGCCACTTCGTGCTGCAGAACACCATCCACTGGATCAAGTCGATCGCCATCCAGAAGGCGGATGTGGGCAACTACGACGCGATCTGCGGGGATATCGCCGTCGGGCACTACCAGCCGGTCAACAGCGCAAAGTATCTCAGCCAGTGCCACGAGCACATCTTCCACTTCACGAAGGACGGCGACGTGCCCCTGGACAAACTTGCCATCGGCGTCAGTTACCAGGACAAGAGCAACATCGGGCGGTGGAAGCGGGCACGGGGGGATCTCCGCGAACGGGGCAACACCTGGTTCGTCCCCTACACCACGATCCGCCGATCCCGTCCTCACCCGACCACCTTTCCCGTGAAGCTCGCGGAGATGTGCATCCGCCTGCACGGGATCTCTCCCGGGACGACGGTCCTGGATCCGTTCATGGGCATCGGAAGCACGGCGGTCGCCTGCGTGCAGCAGCAGATCCGATTCCTCGGCTTCGAGATCGATCCCGAGTACCGCGCGATCGCGCTCGAGAATGTGGAGCGGGCGAG includes these proteins:
- a CDS encoding cation-translocating P-type ATPase, which codes for MEPPAGSHAAEKRGDPARKSGYPPSGGGEAETEREHGEFCSCSVCRDRVRPVEEPLERGTLIRFGAAGALLAAGILTGIFAPFSSAALVLLLAAALLGGYGILRTALFSLLRLRFTIDVLIGIAAAGAFLTGNPEEGATVLILYAIAELLEERASGRAQRSIAALVALAPQTAQVRREGREATVPVEAVRVGETVIVRPGDTVPLDGTVSLGASTVEQAPITGESYPVAKAAGDPVFAGTRNLEGYLEVLVAKRGEESTIARVLRLVAEAQRRRSPTEAFIERFSRVYTPAVILLAAALIAIPPLLFGVPILEAFYRALILLVIACPCALAISTPVSMVSGITTAARHGVLIKGRDYLEAIGEARVFVFDKTGTLTTGRLEVTDLLGFSGTPEADLLGIAGSLESRSAHPLAGAILQEVRRRGIPLRDVDAFRSISGRGIQGSIGGTTFLLGNASLFPASDGRTWEAACRRLEGEGKTVVLIGTDSTVLGLIALSDTIREAAAETIAYLRSRGIRTVMLTGDNERIGEAVSRRLGIDECHAGLLPEEKAARVERLMEQYGHVVMVGDGVNDAPALARATVGIAMGAIGSDVAIETADIVILKDQISRVGYLLDLSRRTMRVIRQNVAASILVKFGIAALAFPGLVTLWMAVAFGDMGLSLAVIGNALRIPRSA
- a CDS encoding glycosyltransferase, which encodes MSAGRAADGAGGWLQVPARRRAAPSGARATGNPGSGGRHGKTPALPRVFGEPPPAGAGESRARIGMNRTAAERYRGRGSGGGGRGAFITVLSSAVVLLLFLVLVRDTYSALFLSAYPPVSRIFSAILVACLFFVALEFVSYGDNLLRSMLIYRGGFQSPGPSRNPSPPVAVFIPVYNEDPSLVETCLKTCKGIEWPDLRIYLLDDSTNAEMGESNERFCRSLGVARITRQHRRGFKAGAINDAIPMLGEEVQYLLVLDVDQRVTPKFLRDLVPILEKDGDLSYLQLPQYFHSRNGNALATCYSYHQHLYNKHICRGLHVQDAVLLTGTNCLFRLSHLRAIGGMDESCITEDVATTFVYLTRGYRGAFLDAIYAEGVPPPSLAAYYTQQMRWAYGNTQHFKTVVRTFFKNPKVLSVSQWLAFVMTELSYLLGLVNPILLLFPAVILLFNVRLVPVILPTFFAPILVLVLGVQYYTSIAERRYRLLDLLKSQAILASISFIYARAILYVLMGKNLGFSVTPKTPGRTAGSSFGVHTMVLVSFFGISIVSSAMGIWRLISGVSSAQVPVALFWALYSLGILLTFLRIHLQDAERARRAGAAA
- the thsA gene encoding thermosome subunit alpha — encoded protein: MGQQPGELILPEGTSRERGREAQSTNIAAAKAVARAVRTTLGPQGMDKMLVSSGGDVTITNDGATILQGMDIEHPAARMMVEVARAQDAEAGDGTTTAVVIAGELLDRAEDLLDQDIHATIIADGYRQAADRARECLQECAVRVSPDDRPMLERIARSAITGKSAEFARDRLIELVVRAVPMVAEEDGALDPENVRIVKRVGGSTGDTSLVEGLTIEKERAHPRMPARVEDARILLLNAPLEVRKTEVEGGIRITQPGDLPAFLEQEEATIRTLVDAVAGSGADVVFCQKGIDESARYLLGGAGILGVQRVKKSDMDGLVRATGGHLVTSLGGIGEGDLGHAALVEEREVGGERLIFVEKCRNPGTVTLLARGGTAHVADEIERVLHDAVRVVADVIEDGRIVGGGGAPEMEIAVRLRDHAASVGGRTRLAIDAFADSVEVIPRTLAENAGLDPIDVLVELRAAHERGEAAAGLDVEGGRPGDMLEAGVVDPLRVKTQAIASAAEAAALILQIDDVIAARREEGAAR
- the glgP gene encoding alpha-glucan family phosphorylase produces the protein MVVRDPLCGVPLRPEEAKFSAEVRGRTYYFCSEQHMRTFLEGQRIAYFSMEIGITSEIPTYSGGLGVLAGDTIRSSADLRIPMVAVSLVSRMGYLRQKLAESGEQLEYPDPWDPARYMRKLPESVRIVIEGRHVALNAWVTDLESPTGFVVPILLLDTDVEGNSPEDRTITHHLYGGDDLYRLKQAVVLGIGGVRMLEALGFRISKYHINEGQSGLLLLELLNRHGMDPDRVRDRCVFTTHTPVSSAFYIFPYALVETVLGDEYPLEQVKKYAGADTFNTTSLALNLSGYVNGVTRAHMEYSRRLFPGYYLRAVTNGVHPATWTSPPFRALFDRHIPGWANEPELLVRVDDIPREEIRSAHREAKRALLEYVRERDPAGMEERVLTLGFARRATAYKRAALIFSDLDRLREIQRRQPLQLIFAGKAHPRDLAGKQLIRDIHTYREELRGEMRIVYLENYSMDAAAKLTAGVDVWLNTPLPPFEASGTSGMKAAFNGVINFSVLDGWWIEGCVEGITGWAIGPDPREEIGLEERRRRERLDLYNKLEYLILPAFYRDGDAWASMMRNSIARIAYYFNSHRMMRRYASEAYL